The following coding sequences lie in one uncultured Mailhella sp. genomic window:
- a CDS encoding AAA family ATPase, translated as MITDYLKAGFPAILLQTQEPHRADELMRKIPEWQICRWDCVSGVHGMAPSSFTLNEIQNPVEAVQWLSTVKDTVLIAHGLQHFLDDPVVCQSILNGILRWKSVGNCLVMVSPLPALPIQLQPFFHLIEMKLPDEEALMRLQAEIGETTNIRTNRKASRLATGLTEFQAETAFSLSLVKKGYFSSKVITEAKAQMIKKSGLLELYPSVDMQNVGGLKRLKSYIQNRAQAYAPDSSLPKPKGILLVGIPGTGKSLSARAVASMLDFPLLRLDIGQLKNSLVGESERRIREATKVIDAFGNCVLFLDELEKMFGGVKGNGSSDGGTTSGMFSHFLTWMNDQNKAFIVATANNIRELPAEFLRSGRFDSIWFVDLPALEERREIIAIMNRKYGTAMPLEWAEQLNGYTGSELEQIIRDSLFDGLEEARKNLIPLSRTMKEEIDALRSWAMSRARIANTPDEAPQEVRKIRSVARKTLTPAK; from the coding sequence ATGATTACTGACTATCTGAAAGCCGGTTTTCCCGCCATCCTGTTACAGACTCAGGAACCGCATCGAGCGGATGAACTCATGAGGAAGATTCCCGAATGGCAGATATGCCGTTGGGATTGTGTCTCCGGTGTTCACGGCATGGCCCCGTCATCCTTCACTCTCAACGAAATCCAAAACCCTGTCGAAGCTGTCCAATGGCTTTCCACCGTGAAGGATACGGTGCTCATCGCCCATGGACTCCAGCACTTTCTTGATGATCCCGTCGTCTGCCAGTCCATCCTCAATGGAATTCTTCGCTGGAAGAGCGTCGGCAACTGTCTGGTCATGGTCTCTCCATTACCTGCGCTGCCGATTCAACTCCAACCATTCTTTCATCTCATCGAGATGAAGCTGCCCGATGAAGAGGCGTTGATGCGCCTGCAGGCCGAGATCGGCGAAACCACCAACATCAGGACAAACCGCAAAGCCTCAAGGCTCGCCACAGGTTTGACTGAATTTCAGGCAGAAACTGCCTTCAGCTTATCGCTGGTGAAGAAAGGCTATTTCAGTTCCAAGGTCATCACTGAAGCCAAAGCGCAGATGATTAAGAAGTCTGGTCTGCTGGAGCTTTATCCCTCTGTCGACATGCAGAACGTAGGGGGCCTGAAAAGACTGAAAAGCTACATCCAGAACCGCGCACAGGCCTACGCTCCTGATTCGTCGCTTCCCAAGCCCAAAGGAATCCTTCTTGTGGGTATTCCGGGAACAGGCAAATCACTGTCCGCCCGTGCCGTCGCTTCCATGCTGGATTTCCCTCTGCTTCGTCTGGATATAGGGCAGCTCAAAAATTCCCTTGTCGGCGAGTCGGAACGGAGAATTCGAGAAGCGACCAAGGTGATAGACGCCTTCGGCAACTGTGTCCTTTTCCTCGATGAACTCGAAAAAATGTTCGGAGGAGTCAAAGGCAACGGAAGCAGCGACGGCGGAACCACCAGCGGCATGTTCTCTCATTTCCTCACATGGATGAATGATCAGAACAAGGCGTTCATTGTGGCTACGGCAAACAACATCAGGGAATTGCCTGCGGAGTTTTTGCGCTCCGGCAGATTTGATTCCATCTGGTTTGTCGACCTTCCTGCTCTTGAGGAGCGCAGGGAGATTATTGCCATCATGAACAGAAAATACGGAACTGCCATGCCCCTTGAATGGGCGGAGCAGCTGAACGGATACACCGGTTCCGAACTGGAGCAGATTATCAGGGATTCCCTCTTTGACGGTCTGGAAGAAGCCAGAAAGAACCTGATTCCGCTTTCCCGAACCATGAAGGAAGAAATTGACGCCTTGCGTTCCTGGGCCATGTCCAGAGCAAGAATAGCCAATACTCCCGACGAGGCTCCACAGGAAGTGAGAAAAATCCGTTCCGTAGCCAGAAAAACTCTTACCCCAGCCAAGTGA
- a CDS encoding DUF2997 domain-containing protein, with product MKTITISIDATGEVTLETSGFKGKSCLEASEFIKQVLGEEISRELTPLSYINKEGKEVTRHVPVCRNGGYSIH from the coding sequence ATGAAGACCATCACCATTTCCATCGACGCCACAGGCGAAGTCACTTTGGAAACTTCCGGTTTCAAGGGCAAATCGTGCCTGGAAGCTTCGGAATTCATCAAGCAGGTTCTCGGGGAGGAAATCTCCCGTGAACTGACACCTCTTTCCTATATTAATAAGGAAGGGAAAGAAGTGACCCGTCATGTTCCCGTGTGCAGGAACGGCGGTTATTCCATCCATTAG
- a CDS encoding DUF3150 domain-containing protein, with product MSYSDIFKDAALLQLTATCWSIDRKLPPALLAEVGNVDYLKGRKLLLDPESTAPIKQITGKARNYIRKLALPFPIRGCVLVPRKLIPTIQDQLSTFKNDYDCSVESFLYWYPSAITEAAEKLGELFDQLDYPSADQLKGRFRFEWRYLTVGPSTSRILPASLYQEEMTKFKELMAQARQEAEEALRMEFVDLVSNLTDKLNGTDGMPKRLRSSAVENLHEFLSHFDDRNIFQDE from the coding sequence GTGTCGTATTCTGATATCTTCAAGGATGCGGCGCTTCTTCAGCTCACGGCAACCTGCTGGAGCATTGACAGAAAACTGCCGCCCGCACTTCTGGCTGAGGTCGGGAACGTGGACTACCTGAAAGGACGAAAACTTCTCCTTGATCCGGAATCCACGGCTCCCATCAAACAAATAACCGGCAAGGCCCGAAACTACATCCGAAAGCTGGCCTTGCCATTTCCCATTCGAGGCTGTGTCCTCGTGCCACGGAAGCTGATCCCGACAATACAGGATCAGCTTTCAACATTTAAGAACGATTACGATTGTTCCGTGGAAAGTTTTCTCTACTGGTATCCTTCCGCCATCACGGAAGCAGCGGAGAAGCTGGGAGAGCTTTTTGATCAATTGGACTATCCTTCTGCCGATCAGCTGAAGGGCCGCTTTCGCTTTGAATGGCGTTACCTCACGGTCGGCCCGTCCACATCACGAATACTCCCTGCCTCTCTGTATCAGGAGGAAATGACCAAGTTCAAGGAACTCATGGCGCAGGCACGTCAGGAAGCCGAAGAGGCACTGAGAATGGAATTTGTCGATCTGGTATCCAATCTGACCGACAAGCTGAACGGAACCGACGGAATGCCAAAACGCCTCCGGTCTTCCGCTGTGGAAAACCTGCATGAGTTTTTGTCTCACTTCGATGACAGGAACATCTTTCAGGATGAATAG
- a CDS encoding PD-(D/E)XK nuclease family protein — protein sequence MTTLRLSKSKIGTFTLCPQKYQYTYVDKIIPEKTPKAMLEGSALHHVIENTIVYGDKIAEISRVASDEFWKDIELTGTEYESPEAMKKAQDSVLKEAETFLSQIDPLNPVDMETYFEYPLFNPETGEVHENILLRGYMDLIDCTDDGIYRVIDIKTSARTPFDWQADRSLELSTYAYLLASRFGWNSCIPVSYLYLVRTKNPKVVWLNSARSRKDFQQTYSMLLSISQAILQGNFYKNIGMHCSWCQHQDICFHSNP from the coding sequence ATGACCACTCTGAGACTCTCCAAGTCCAAAATCGGCACATTTACCCTGTGCCCTCAGAAGTACCAGTATACATACGTCGATAAGATCATTCCTGAAAAAACGCCGAAGGCCATGCTGGAAGGCTCTGCCCTTCATCATGTCATCGAGAACACCATCGTGTACGGTGACAAGATTGCAGAAATTTCCAGAGTGGCATCCGACGAATTCTGGAAGGACATCGAGCTGACGGGCACAGAATATGAAAGCCCGGAAGCCATGAAAAAAGCTCAGGACAGCGTACTCAAAGAAGCTGAAACATTTCTTTCGCAGATTGACCCTCTCAATCCCGTGGATATGGAAACGTACTTTGAGTATCCGTTGTTCAATCCTGAGACAGGTGAGGTCCATGAGAACATACTGCTTCGCGGATACATGGATCTCATAGACTGCACAGATGACGGAATTTACCGAGTCATAGATATCAAGACTTCGGCACGAACTCCGTTTGACTGGCAGGCAGATCGTTCCCTGGAACTCAGTACCTATGCGTACCTTCTGGCCAGTCGTTTCGGCTGGAACAGCTGTATTCCGGTTTCTTATCTGTACCTTGTCAGAACTAAGAATCCCAAAGTCGTATGGCTCAACTCTGCACGGAGCCGAAAGGATTTCCAGCAGACATATTCCATGCTGCTGTCTATATCCCAAGCCATCCTGCAGGGTAATTTTTATAAAAATATCGGAATGCACTGCTCCTGGTGTCAACATCAGGACATATGCTTCCATTCAAATCCATAA
- a CDS encoding ERF family protein — protein sequence MEFSYASDDIRELAKALLNVQRQLQPAVKDAVNPFVKNKYATLNSVMDCCRSVLIENGILLTQYPVPAEPGYFGLVTKLVHAETGQYQAGLAMIPLAKNDAQGLGSACTYGRRYALSAMLGIVTGEDDDGNAASFRQEKCPSRRTSRPQSSTAQKKIPLSQMLSALNLADYIPHYRQYLEQTYGCPVERMNSEQYQEQAEILRECESNPIVLRGLLKTLNTYRKPQPIRQ from the coding sequence ATGGAATTTTCCTATGCATCAGATGATATACGTGAATTGGCAAAAGCGCTTCTGAATGTGCAGAGGCAGCTTCAGCCTGCTGTTAAAGATGCCGTCAATCCTTTTGTCAAAAACAAATACGCGACACTGAACAGTGTTATGGACTGCTGTCGTTCCGTACTGATTGAAAACGGCATTTTGCTGACTCAGTACCCGGTTCCAGCCGAGCCCGGATACTTCGGCCTTGTCACCAAGCTTGTTCATGCGGAGACTGGCCAGTATCAGGCAGGTCTGGCCATGATCCCGCTGGCAAAAAATGATGCTCAGGGGCTTGGTTCAGCCTGTACCTATGGACGACGCTATGCACTTTCCGCCATGCTCGGCATAGTCACGGGAGAAGATGATGACGGCAATGCCGCATCGTTTCGGCAGGAAAAGTGTCCGTCACGGCGGACTTCCCGGCCGCAGTCTTCGACCGCACAGAAGAAGATACCGCTGAGTCAGATGCTTTCCGCCTTGAATTTGGCCGATTACATTCCCCATTACCGGCAATACCTGGAGCAGACCTATGGCTGTCCGGTGGAGAGAATGAATAGTGAACAGTATCAAGAACAGGCTGAAATTCTTAGAGAATGCGAGTCAAACCCCATAGTTTTGCGGGGATTGCTCAAAACCCTCAACACCTACAGAAAACCACAACCCATCAGGCAATAG
- a CDS encoding ParB/RepB/Spo0J family partition protein: MDSFKDQISELSNQVFENLNINTFPLVPVDKSRREYEENKEYEIPVDLIFDNPCEIRKHMDQEDLEALKNSIRASGQNSSIILTEATVDDEAKPEKRIYLISGQRRLRACRELGFQTIRARFIYCNLRNVCLEDNIVRSDIHYIDMAEYIDKYKLTTKYLIETLNISKQTVSDYRTLMNIDEKIRNEVRKRDDIPKRDMLIIARKKADKQMEAFSNYINKKEHKPMKKTVDPKSKSYRDICNLRDYLRKNPNLADEDLSDVYEVAEEIIELIKMYNENEYQTLVYNNDNFNK, encoded by the coding sequence ATGGATTCTTTTAAAGATCAAATTAGTGAACTTAGCAATCAAGTTTTCGAAAATCTCAACATCAATACGTTCCCACTTGTTCCAGTGGATAAGAGCAGAAGGGAATATGAGGAGAATAAGGAATACGAAATTCCCGTTGACCTTATTTTCGACAACCCGTGTGAAATTCGCAAACACATGGATCAGGAAGATCTTGAGGCTCTGAAGAACAGCATCAGGGCTTCCGGTCAGAACAGCAGCATTATCCTCACGGAAGCGACAGTCGACGATGAAGCGAAGCCGGAGAAGCGGATATACCTCATTTCCGGTCAGCGTCGGTTGCGTGCCTGTCGGGAACTTGGCTTTCAAACCATCCGGGCCAGATTCATTTATTGTAATCTCAGGAATGTCTGCCTGGAAGATAATATCGTCAGATCTGACATTCATTACATCGACATGGCTGAGTATATAGATAAGTATAAACTGACGACAAAATATCTTATAGAAACGCTTAATATATCAAAGCAAACCGTATCAGATTATAGAACATTGATGAATATCGATGAAAAAATACGTAATGAAGTCAGAAAAAGAGACGATATTCCAAAGCGAGACATGTTGATTATCGCAAGAAAGAAAGCGGATAAGCAAATGGAAGCGTTCAGTAACTATATAAATAAAAAGGAGCATAAGCCCATGAAAAAGACTGTAGATCCGAAAAGTAAGTCCTATCGTGACATCTGTAATCTCCGCGATTATCTAAGGAAAAATCCGAATCTGGCGGATGAAGATCTGAGTGATGTGTATGAAGTGGCAGAAGAAATTATTGAATTGATAAAAATGTATAATGAAAACGAATATCAAACATTAGTATATAATAATGACAACTTTAATAAATAG
- a CDS encoding protein rep, translating into MSFFIRRNKEKFVNRLKRGCFERYENVSNCSSLLYVIEHINKLTGETLIKPSGFYRCKECVCPICNDLKMYNMRKEAIGIVKNMEKINAVFITLSPCRIKVEYIKDMIRFLRELFTRIKNSKFFSKRIKGYITSIEFGSVTSEKYIHVHLHAIISVSGSVKGRNFISNNEFSEFACDIFYNILEEEKFLPYSIDKLLSKNSDYKKDYEIQTNIQSITNKSTLEKKINYITKSKNLEYIILSLDIQSLKTFINKISNIKYITRGGIFSKKNSKQKLSTADFAAEDKNCYLLSREETQKYIKNNKDQFSLWGRADTFYS; encoded by the coding sequence ATGAGTTTTTTTATTCGTAGAAATAAAGAAAAGTTTGTTAATAGGCTGAAAAGAGGTTGCTTTGAAAGATATGAAAATGTATCAAATTGCTCATCACTTCTTTATGTTATTGAACATATAAACAAATTAACAGGTGAAACTTTAATAAAGCCATCTGGATTTTACAGATGTAAAGAATGCGTATGTCCAATATGCAATGATTTAAAAATGTATAATATGAGAAAAGAAGCAATAGGTATAGTAAAAAATATGGAAAAAATTAATGCTGTATTTATTACTTTGTCTCCTTGTAGAATTAAAGTAGAATATATTAAGGATATGATAAGATTTCTACGAGAACTTTTTACAAGAATAAAAAATAGTAAATTTTTCTCAAAAAGAATTAAAGGTTATATTACAAGTATAGAATTTGGAAGTGTAACTTCAGAAAAATATATACATGTTCATCTTCATGCCATTATATCAGTATCTGGAAGCGTGAAAGGTAGAAATTTTATCTCTAATAATGAGTTTAGTGAATTCGCTTGTGATATATTTTACAATATCCTTGAAGAAGAAAAATTCTTACCATATTCAATAGATAAATTACTAAGTAAAAATAGCGATTATAAGAAGGACTATGAAATACAAACTAATATACAATCAATAACAAACAAATCAACTCTTGAAAAAAAGATAAATTATATAACAAAATCTAAAAATCTAGAATACATTATTTTATCACTTGATATTCAATCACTAAAAACATTTATAAATAAAATTTCAAACATTAAGTATATTACACGTGGTGGAATATTCAGCAAGAAAAATTCCAAACAAAAATTATCTACTGCTGACTTCGCAGCAGAGGATAAAAATTGTTATCTTCTTTCTCGTGAAGAAACACAAAAATATATTAAAAATAATAAAGATCAATTTAGTTTATGGGGGCGTGCGGATACTTTTTATTCATAA
- a CDS encoding TOBE domain-containing protein, protein MKVTTRNILEGVVTSVKRGVVNDEVDIDLKGGLKVAAVVTCQSTETLKLEPGREVLAMVKGVNVLLVRESDGYILSSRNMLPGKVVSVKKGQIMASVAVELENGERLTSVCTVDSADDAGIAEGVHVLAAIKAPHVILAARQ, encoded by the coding sequence ATGAAAGTCACCACGAGGAATATCTTGGAAGGTGTGGTTACGTCTGTAAAAAGAGGCGTTGTCAACGATGAGGTCGATATCGACCTCAAGGGCGGTTTGAAGGTTGCCGCCGTCGTGACCTGCCAAAGCACCGAAACGCTCAAGCTGGAACCCGGCCGCGAAGTGCTGGCCATGGTGAAGGGCGTGAACGTTCTGCTTGTGCGCGAGAGCGACGGCTATATTCTTTCTTCGCGCAACATGCTGCCCGGCAAGGTCGTGAGCGTAAAAAAAGGGCAGATCATGGCCAGCGTGGCCGTGGAGCTGGAAAACGGAGAGCGTCTGACCTCCGTATGCACGGTGGACAGCGCGGATGACGCCGGCATTGCCGAAGGCGTGCATGTGCTGGCCGCCATCAAGGCTCCGCATGTGATTCTTGCCGCCAGGCAGTAG
- a CDS encoding pitrilysin family protein: MRFFKWCANVALAVCLALGGTGAAQAVSDIQIFRLENGLTVLVREDNRFPLVSVRLFVKAGSAWEKPEEAGMSHLLEHMVFKGSKTSGPGVDKRVENAGGSMNAYTSYDMTTYLTDLPAAKWKDAMTAVRDLAFDPLLRQADLDAEREVVIAEKKQRGDSPMTKLFQTALAHTLKGTPYETPVIGTEKALRGVTPEMMRDYIRRRYDPRDMVLSVAGDVKASDILAEAKTLFGGYRNNNVLKVEPSFDPADLAQGLVVDVEVGPWDKAFVSLSFPLPGMKDELLPAADVLAHLLSGDDTALLPVSFRIQKPVVDSISASAMSFERAGAFMILAQLDADNTPEYLRDLGKTLDSLKATDFTDEQIARARLNLEDNYLRGLENIADVAETMGSEYFYDPSSVGGERYLSAVRSVGRTQIQEVIDRWLRPDALTVAALVPQGEKGGAAALDGAAAKAALVQGWPEAGKAAPAEAKKDKADTALRPEVISLGEGRTLVLLPDRSLPYVSAALSFSGGELLAGDNEEGLASLTAAALPTGTKNRSLSDINVYLSGRAAGLSAGSGLRSFSVQMDAPAKFAPEVFALMKEVLEQPAFRDEDVERVKREQIASIVSSEQSAMGLLGRNLRHFLFGKGSYAHRNDGDPAVVAKYTAKDVAAFWNRQKARPWVLSVAGDFDRAQVEAFVKSLPAPSEKALESEAPAWTKEKTWSMKLPGRNQAVYLMLFPTAGAEDSDRPALRLLSESLGGFTGKLYQDLREKQSLGYSVFPVDWAGKDTGFLAFGIIASPENLDKARASFEAIVRDLHENLLSEETLERAKAVAEANYYRARQSRAMRAGEGAANILNGHGLDYGRECLEAMKAVDAKTLRETARKYLDLNRAYDLRVTP, encoded by the coding sequence ATGCGTTTTTTTAAATGGTGCGCCAACGTGGCGCTGGCGGTATGCCTGGCGCTGGGCGGCACGGGAGCGGCGCAGGCCGTTTCCGACATACAGATATTCCGTCTGGAAAACGGTCTGACCGTGCTTGTGCGGGAAGACAATCGTTTTCCGCTGGTTTCAGTGCGTCTTTTCGTGAAGGCCGGCTCGGCCTGGGAAAAGCCGGAAGAGGCGGGCATGAGCCATCTTCTGGAACACATGGTGTTCAAGGGCTCCAAGACCAGCGGCCCGGGAGTGGACAAGCGCGTGGAAAACGCCGGCGGTTCCATGAACGCCTACACGTCCTACGACATGACCACCTATCTGACCGACCTGCCTGCCGCAAAGTGGAAGGACGCCATGACCGCGGTGCGCGATCTGGCCTTTGATCCGCTGCTGCGTCAGGCTGATCTGGACGCGGAACGGGAAGTGGTCATTGCGGAAAAGAAGCAGCGCGGCGACAGCCCCATGACGAAGCTCTTCCAGACGGCGCTTGCGCACACGCTGAAGGGCACGCCCTACGAAACGCCGGTCATCGGCACGGAAAAGGCACTGCGCGGCGTGACGCCCGAGATGATGCGCGACTACATTCGGCGGCGCTACGATCCGCGGGACATGGTGCTCTCGGTGGCGGGCGACGTGAAGGCGTCCGACATTCTGGCCGAGGCGAAAACGCTGTTCGGCGGCTACCGGAACAACAACGTGCTCAAGGTGGAGCCGTCCTTTGATCCTGCCGATCTGGCGCAGGGGCTGGTGGTCGATGTGGAGGTCGGCCCCTGGGACAAGGCGTTCGTGTCGCTGTCCTTCCCGCTGCCGGGCATGAAGGATGAGCTTCTGCCTGCGGCCGACGTGCTGGCGCATCTTCTCTCCGGCGACGACACTGCGCTGCTGCCCGTGTCGTTCCGCATTCAGAAGCCCGTGGTGGACAGCATAAGCGCTTCGGCCATGAGCTTTGAGCGGGCGGGCGCTTTCATGATTCTGGCGCAGCTCGACGCCGACAACACGCCCGAATATCTGCGCGACTTGGGCAAAACGCTGGACTCGCTCAAGGCGACGGATTTCACCGACGAGCAGATTGCCCGTGCCCGTCTGAACCTTGAGGACAATTATCTGCGCGGCCTTGAGAACATTGCCGACGTCGCGGAGACCATGGGCTCGGAATATTTTTATGATCCGTCCAGCGTGGGCGGCGAGCGTTATCTTTCTGCGGTGCGCAGCGTGGGACGCACGCAGATTCAGGAAGTCATCGACCGCTGGCTGCGCCCCGACGCGCTGACCGTGGCCGCGTTGGTTCCGCAGGGTGAAAAGGGCGGAGCTGCGGCGCTGGACGGCGCCGCGGCAAAGGCTGCGCTCGTGCAGGGCTGGCCGGAAGCGGGCAAGGCCGCGCCCGCCGAAGCGAAGAAGGACAAGGCCGACACGGCGCTTCGCCCCGAAGTGATTTCCCTCGGCGAGGGCCGCACGCTCGTGCTTCTTCCCGACAGGTCGCTGCCGTACGTGTCCGCCGCGCTGAGCTTTTCCGGCGGCGAGCTTCTGGCAGGCGACAATGAGGAAGGTCTGGCCTCGCTCACTGCGGCCGCGCTGCCTACGGGCACGAAGAACCGCAGTCTGAGCGACATCAACGTGTACCTTTCCGGTCGCGCGGCGGGACTTTCCGCAGGCAGCGGTCTGCGTTCGTTCAGCGTGCAGATGGACGCCCCCGCAAAGTTTGCGCCCGAGGTGTTCGCGCTCATGAAGGAAGTGCTGGAACAGCCCGCCTTCCGCGACGAAGACGTGGAGCGCGTGAAGCGCGAACAGATAGCCTCCATCGTGAGCAGCGAGCAGAGCGCCATGGGCCTGCTCGGCAGGAATTTGCGTCATTTTCTCTTCGGCAAGGGTTCCTACGCGCACAGAAACGACGGCGATCCCGCCGTGGTGGCCAAGTACACGGCAAAGGACGTTGCGGCGTTCTGGAACCGGCAGAAGGCGCGTCCGTGGGTGCTTTCCGTGGCGGGCGACTTCGACCGCGCGCAGGTGGAAGCGTTTGTGAAGTCGCTGCCCGCGCCCTCGGAAAAGGCGCTTGAGAGCGAGGCCCCCGCGTGGACGAAGGAAAAGACGTGGAGCATGAAGCTGCCCGGACGCAATCAGGCCGTGTACCTCATGCTCTTCCCCACGGCGGGCGCTGAGGACTCCGACAGGCCGGCGCTGCGCCTGCTTTCGGAATCGCTCGGCGGATTCACCGGCAAGCTTTATCAGGATCTGCGGGAAAAGCAGAGCCTCGGCTACTCGGTGTTCCCTGTGGACTGGGCCGGAAAGGATACCGGTTTTCTTGCCTTCGGCATTATCGCCTCGCCGGAAAATCTGGACAAGGCCAGGGCGTCCTTTGAAGCCATCGTGCGCGATCTGCACGAAAATCTGCTCTCTGAAGAAACGCTGGAGCGGGCCAAGGCCGTGGCTGAGGCCAACTACTACCGCGCAAGGCAGAGCCGCGCCATGCGCGCCGGAGAGGGCGCGGCCAACATTCTGAACGGGCACGGCCTCGACTACGGCCGCGAATGCCTTGAGGCCATGAAGGCCGTGGATGCGAAGACGCTGCGCGAAACGGCGCGCAAGTATCTGGATCTGAACCGCGCCTATGATCTTCGCGTGACGCCGTAG
- a CDS encoding CGGC domain-containing protein, translating to MKKIGIIRCQQTEDMCPGTTDFKCAGAGTMAFESFAPCEIVGFVSCGGCPGKHAVTRAKMLVDRGAEAVFLASCIRKGSPIGMPCPNAEAMKAAIEKKLGDAVPVIDWTH from the coding sequence ATGAAGAAAATAGGCATCATACGCTGCCAGCAGACCGAAGACATGTGCCCCGGCACCACGGACTTCAAATGCGCAGGCGCGGGAACCATGGCCTTTGAATCCTTTGCGCCCTGTGAAATCGTGGGCTTCGTGAGCTGCGGCGGCTGTCCGGGCAAGCACGCCGTCACCCGGGCGAAAATGCTGGTCGATCGCGGAGCCGAAGCCGTGTTTCTCGCCTCCTGCATACGCAAGGGCAGTCCCATAGGCATGCCCTGCCCGAACGCCGAAGCCATGAAGGCCGCCATAGAAAAGAAGCTGGGCGACGCGGTTCCCGTCATCGACTGGACGCACTGA
- a CDS encoding hemolysin family protein, producing the protein MEIIILIVLIVLNGIFAMSEIALVTARKARLSPRASAGDKAAQAAIHLGENPTRFLSAIQIGITSIGLLSGIFGESALAGPLSVWMHESLGVPAATAGMLATVVVVMAVTYLSIVVGELVPKRLGQLAPERMACLVARPMTALAKISAPFVLLLSWSTSLILRILGARPDESQTVTEEEIQAMIDESSEAGAIESRQRDMLRNIFRLDDRPANSIMVPRADVLFLDAQLSPQENLNVLKEFEHSWLPVCNGGLGNLLGVIRTNQALLLCAESANDAETFSRELTAQCLPPVFVPETLTSLELLKRFQEQRLHVVFIVDEYGTLQGIVTPRDILTALAGQIDTPHEDSWAVQREDGSWLMDGGIPVPELKDRLGIQTLPAEDKGYYTILSGMFMYLTGRIPREGDHVVCQGWRFEVVDMDGNMIDKILAEKLPGEAKAEEKE; encoded by the coding sequence ATGGAAATAATTATTCTTATAGTGCTCATCGTGCTGAACGGCATTTTTGCCATGTCTGAAATCGCCCTCGTGACCGCCCGCAAGGCGCGGCTCTCGCCGAGGGCCTCCGCCGGCGACAAGGCCGCCCAGGCCGCCATACATCTCGGCGAAAACCCCACCCGCTTTCTTTCCGCCATCCAGATAGGCATCACGTCCATCGGGCTTCTGAGCGGCATTTTCGGCGAATCGGCCCTGGCCGGGCCGCTCTCCGTGTGGATGCACGAATCCCTCGGCGTTCCTGCGGCCACGGCAGGCATGCTGGCCACCGTGGTCGTGGTCATGGCGGTCACCTATCTGTCCATCGTGGTGGGCGAACTCGTGCCCAAACGCCTCGGACAGCTCGCGCCCGAGCGCATGGCCTGTCTCGTGGCCCGGCCCATGACGGCCCTTGCCAAAATAAGCGCGCCCTTCGTGCTGCTTCTTTCCTGGTCCACCAGCCTCATTCTGCGCATTCTGGGCGCGCGGCCCGACGAAAGTCAGACCGTCACCGAAGAGGAAATTCAGGCCATGATCGACGAAAGCTCGGAAGCGGGAGCCATCGAAAGCCGTCAGCGCGACATGCTGCGCAACATTTTCCGCCTCGACGACCGTCCGGCAAACTCCATCATGGTGCCCCGCGCCGACGTGCTTTTTCTGGACGCGCAGCTCTCCCCGCAGGAAAATCTGAACGTGCTGAAGGAATTCGAGCATTCCTGGCTGCCGGTGTGCAACGGCGGTCTCGGCAATCTGCTCGGCGTCATACGCACCAATCAGGCGCTGCTGCTGTGCGCGGAATCCGCAAACGACGCCGAAACCTTTTCCCGCGAGCTGACCGCCCAGTGTCTGCCGCCCGTGTTCGTGCCGGAAACGCTCACCAGTCTGGAGCTGCTGAAACGCTTTCAGGAACAGCGTCTGCACGTTGTATTCATTGTCGATGAATACGGCACGCTGCAGGGCATCGTCACGCCCCGCGACATTCTCACGGCCCTGGCCGGACAGATCGACACCCCGCACGAGGATTCCTGGGCCGTGCAGCGCGAGGACGGCAGCTGGCTCATGGACGGCGGCATTCCCGTGCCGGAACTCAAGGACAGACTCGGCATTCAGACGCTTCCCGCCGAGGACAAGGGATACTACACCATTCTGAGCGGCATGTTCATGTACCTGACGGGCCGCATTCCCCGCGAGGGCGATCACGTTGTCTGTCAGGGCTGGCGCTTCGAGGTGGTGGACATGGACGGCAACATGATAGACAAGATTCTTGCGGAAAAGCTGCCCGGGGAGGCCAAGGCCGAGGAGAAGGAATAA